Proteins co-encoded in one Marinobacter gudaonensis genomic window:
- a CDS encoding cupin domain-containing protein, which translates to MELLGGLTATEFLRDYWQKKPLVIRQAFPGFQCPVSADELAGLACEEGVESRIVIENDQGKPWQLHNGPFAPDRFSELPEQDWTLLVQGLDHWVPEIADLLEHFRFVPNWRLDDIMASYAPKGGSVGPHYDQYDVFLLQAQGHRRWTFGGHCDHTSPRVEGTPLRILSSWDGEETVTLAPGDMLYLPPGIGHHGVAEDDCITLSIGFRAPTVDDVLTGFTDFLCSHSDAADHLNDPDLQVQDNPGTIGPEVVSRLEAVIREKLGDRLQLALWFGQYSTAPKSLDIVVPAEEPADAGDLAEAIRAGEQMRWNEGSRFAYYEFDAETALFVDGEQFLLRGDARPLAPLLCAGARIDMEALAGFADDAALLGLLTTLYNQGSVYFE; encoded by the coding sequence ATGGAACTGCTTGGCGGACTCACAGCCACCGAATTTCTGCGGGACTACTGGCAGAAAAAACCGCTGGTGATCCGGCAGGCCTTTCCCGGCTTCCAGTGCCCGGTCAGCGCCGATGAGCTTGCCGGCCTGGCCTGCGAGGAAGGCGTGGAATCCCGGATCGTGATCGAGAATGACCAGGGCAAGCCCTGGCAGCTGCACAACGGCCCCTTCGCCCCGGATCGCTTCAGCGAATTGCCCGAGCAGGACTGGACCCTTCTGGTACAGGGCCTGGACCACTGGGTACCGGAGATCGCCGATCTGCTGGAGCATTTCCGGTTTGTACCCAACTGGCGGCTGGACGACATCATGGCCAGCTACGCCCCCAAAGGCGGCAGCGTCGGCCCCCACTACGACCAGTACGACGTCTTCCTGCTGCAGGCCCAGGGCCATCGGCGCTGGACCTTTGGCGGCCACTGTGACCACACCTCACCACGGGTGGAAGGCACACCGTTGCGCATCCTGAGCAGTTGGGATGGCGAGGAAACCGTGACCCTGGCACCCGGCGACATGCTGTATCTGCCGCCGGGCATCGGCCACCACGGTGTAGCGGAAGACGACTGCATCACCCTGTCTATCGGTTTCCGTGCGCCCACCGTGGACGACGTTCTGACGGGCTTTACCGACTTCCTGTGTAGCCACTCGGATGCGGCTGACCACCTGAACGACCCCGATCTTCAGGTGCAGGATAATCCCGGAACAATCGGACCGGAGGTGGTTTCCCGGCTGGAAGCGGTCATACGCGAGAAACTCGGCGACCGCCTCCAGCTGGCCCTGTGGTTTGGGCAGTACTCAACAGCCCCCAAGAGCCTGGACATCGTCGTTCCGGCCGAGGAGCCCGCAGACGCCGGCGATCTTGCCGAGGCCATCCGGGCTGGCGAGCAGATGCGCTGGAACGAGGGCTCGCGCTTTGCCTACTACGAATTCGATGCTGAAACGGCACTGTTTGTGGACGGCGAGCAGTTCCTGCTGAGGGGCGATGCCCGCCCTCTGGCGCCCCTGCTCTGCGCTGGCGCGCGCATCGACATGGAAGCGTTGGCAGGGTTTGCCGACGACGCCGCGTTGCTCGGGCTTCTGACCACGCTCTACAATCAGGGCTCGGTGTACTTCGAATAG
- the purB gene encoding adenylosuccinate lyase has protein sequence MELTALTAISPVDGRYGSKVSVFREIFSEYGLIRNRVTVEIRWLQKLAAHPDIPEVPAFSTEANTVLDRLVSGFSLEDAERIKEIERTTNHDVKAVEYFIKEKIAEVPELHAVTEFVHFACTSEDINNLSHALMLREGLDHGLLPAMDRIIDKLAQLSHDHAQQPMLSRTHGQTASPTTVGKELANVVYRLRRQAIQIRGVELLGKINGAVGNYNAHLSAYPNIDWALNAQEFIESLGLNWNPYTTQIEPHDYIAELYDAIARFNTILIDLDRDIWGYISLGYFKQKTVEGEVGSSTMPHKVNPIDFENSEGNLGIANALFSHLSAKLPISRWQRDLTDSTVLRNLGVGFAHSLIAYEATLKGLGKLEINPARLDEDLDHAWEVLAEPIQTVMRRYNIEKPYEKLKALTRGKAMTPEVIKTFVESLDIPDQAKAELMALTPGRYIGNAVDQAQNI, from the coding sequence ATGGAACTCACCGCCCTGACCGCCATTTCCCCGGTCGATGGACGCTATGGCAGCAAAGTCAGCGTCTTCCGTGAAATTTTCAGTGAATATGGCCTGATCAGGAACCGCGTTACCGTCGAGATCCGCTGGTTGCAGAAACTGGCTGCTCACCCCGACATCCCGGAAGTGCCTGCCTTCTCGACTGAAGCCAACACCGTGCTGGACCGACTGGTGAGCGGTTTCAGCCTCGAGGACGCCGAGCGCATCAAGGAGATCGAACGCACCACCAATCACGATGTAAAGGCGGTGGAGTACTTCATCAAAGAAAAGATTGCCGAGGTGCCTGAACTGCACGCGGTAACCGAGTTCGTGCACTTTGCCTGCACCTCCGAGGACATCAACAACCTGTCCCACGCGCTCATGCTCCGTGAAGGCCTTGACCACGGTTTGCTGCCAGCCATGGACCGGATCATCGACAAGCTCGCGCAGCTGTCCCACGATCACGCCCAGCAACCGATGCTCTCCCGCACCCACGGCCAGACGGCATCACCGACCACCGTGGGCAAGGAGCTGGCCAACGTGGTCTACCGTCTGCGCCGCCAGGCGATCCAGATCCGAGGCGTGGAACTGCTGGGCAAGATCAATGGGGCCGTGGGAAATTACAACGCTCACCTTTCTGCCTACCCGAACATCGACTGGGCCCTGAATGCCCAGGAATTCATCGAGAGTCTCGGGCTCAACTGGAACCCCTACACCACCCAGATTGAACCCCACGACTATATCGCCGAACTCTACGACGCCATCGCCCGGTTCAACACCATTCTGATCGATCTGGACCGCGATATCTGGGGCTATATCTCTTTGGGTTACTTCAAGCAGAAAACCGTGGAAGGCGAAGTCGGCTCATCCACCATGCCCCACAAGGTCAACCCGATCGATTTCGAGAACTCCGAGGGCAACCTGGGCATCGCCAACGCCCTGTTCAGTCATCTCTCGGCCAAACTGCCGATCTCCCGCTGGCAGCGGGATCTGACCGATTCCACGGTGCTGCGCAACCTCGGCGTCGGTTTCGCCCACAGCCTGATCGCCTATGAAGCCACGCTGAAGGGCCTGGGTAAGCTCGAAATCAACCCGGCGCGTCTCGATGAGGATCTTGACCACGCCTGGGAAGTGCTTGCCGAGCCCATCCAGACCGTCATGCGCCGCTACAACATCGAGAAACCCTACGAAAAGCTCAAGGCGTTGACCCGGGGCAAGGCAATGACACCGGAAGTGATCAAGACTTTCGTGGAAAGCCTCGACATACCGGACCAGGCCAAGGCCGAACTGATGGCGCTAACGCCCGGACGCTACATCGGTAATGCCGTCGATCAGGCACAGAACATCTGA
- a CDS encoding arginyltransferase: MSNLRTLVFFATPPHDCSYLPDREATTMFVDPRAHIDKKLYSQLTALGFRRSGSHYYRPHCEQCDACIPVRLKVDDFKSDRSQRRVLKKNADLQCRLVPAVFAERYYQLYARYIEERHQDGDMYPPSREQFTSFLVEGATDSCFLEIHLDNRLVGLAAVDLLDDGLSAIYTVFDPDMEDRSLGTYAILWQIEEAKRRGLPHLYLGYWIKQCRKMNYKTRFRPIQALHDGHWRELV; encoded by the coding sequence ATGAGCAATCTCAGAACACTGGTGTTCTTCGCGACACCGCCCCACGATTGCAGTTACCTGCCAGACCGAGAAGCCACCACCATGTTCGTGGATCCCCGGGCTCATATCGACAAGAAACTTTACAGCCAACTGACTGCGCTCGGGTTTCGTCGCAGCGGTTCCCACTATTACCGGCCCCACTGCGAACAGTGCGACGCCTGTATTCCGGTACGCCTGAAAGTAGACGATTTCAAATCCGACCGCAGCCAGCGCCGGGTGTTGAAAAAGAATGCCGATCTGCAGTGCAGACTGGTGCCGGCGGTGTTTGCAGAACGCTACTACCAGCTTTACGCTCGCTATATCGAGGAGCGCCATCAGGACGGCGACATGTACCCACCCTCAAGGGAACAATTCACGTCGTTTCTGGTGGAGGGCGCCACCGATTCCTGTTTCCTTGAAATTCACCTGGACAACCGGCTGGTAGGCCTCGCGGCGGTGGATCTGCTGGACGACGGGCTCTCGGCCATCTACACCGTGTTTGATCCGGATATGGAAGACCGAAGCCTGGGTACCTACGCGATTCTCTGGCAGATAGAGGAAGCCAAACGACGAGGCCTGCCTCACCTCTACCTCGGCTATTGGATCAAGCAGTGCCGGAAGATGAACTACAAAACCCGCTTCCGGCCAATCCAGGCCCTTCACGACGGCCACTGGCGCGAGCTGGTTTAA
- a CDS encoding pseudouridine synthase, translated as MAELVLFNKPFQVLSQFTDRSEDGEKARATLSDYLDIPGIYPAGRLDYDSEGLLLLTSEGALQHRIASPALKMAKTYWVQVEGEITDHALTQLAQGVPLKDGVTRPAKVKRIPEPAVWPRVPPVRFRESVPESWIELTITEGRNRQVRRMTAAVGFPTLRLIRYRIGDWSLEGLAPGDFRTVTVNLPSPARNRPRPGARTGRKRS; from the coding sequence ATGGCAGAACTGGTTCTATTCAACAAACCCTTTCAAGTGCTCAGCCAGTTCACCGACCGGAGCGAGGACGGTGAGAAAGCCCGAGCCACCCTCAGCGATTATCTGGACATCCCCGGAATCTACCCCGCCGGCCGACTGGATTACGATTCTGAGGGATTGCTCCTGCTGACCTCCGAGGGGGCGTTGCAACACCGAATTGCCTCCCCGGCGCTGAAGATGGCAAAAACCTACTGGGTCCAGGTTGAAGGCGAGATTACCGACCACGCGTTAACCCAGCTTGCGCAGGGCGTGCCCCTCAAGGACGGGGTTACCCGACCGGCCAAGGTGAAAAGAATCCCTGAGCCTGCAGTCTGGCCCCGGGTACCACCTGTGCGTTTCCGGGAATCGGTGCCGGAGAGCTGGATTGAACTGACCATCACGGAAGGCAGGAACCGTCAGGTGCGGCGCATGACGGCGGCGGTGGGGTTTCCCACTCTGAGACTGATCCGCTATCGCATTGGTGACTGGTCCCTGGAAGGGCTGGCCCCCGGGGACTTCAGAACGGTCACGGTCAACCTGCCCTCACCTGCCAGAAACAGACCCCGCCCTGGGGCACGAACCGGGAGAAAACGATCATGA
- the clpA gene encoding ATP-dependent Clp protease ATP-binding subunit ClpA yields MLSKDLEITLNTAFKNARDKRHEFMTVEHLLLALLDNESAVGVLKACGADLKRLQEELVEFVDSTTPLIPSNDSERETQPTLGFQRVLQRAVFHVQSSGKKEVTGANVLVAIFSEQESQAVYVLKKQSIARIDVVNFVSHGISRVQGAEDPESHEQASHEEAGEEGGQSRPLESYATNLNEQARQGRIDPLIGREHEVERVVQILVRRRKNNPLLVGEAGVGKTAIAEGLAKRIVDGQVPEIISDAVVYSLDLGALLAGTKYRGDFEKRLKGLLAELKKENHAILFIDEIHTIIGAGSASGGVMDASNLLKPMLSSGEIRCIGSTTFQEFRGIFEKDSALARRFQKIDVNEPSVEDTYQILKGLKPSFEKHHDLKYTDKALRVAAELADRYITDRHLPDKAIDVIDEAGARQRLQPENKRRKTIDVTDIEDVVANIARIPPKNVSTSDKDLLRNLERDLKMVVFGQDPAIESLSTAIKLARAGLKAPEKPEGAFLFAGPTGVGKTEVTKQLAKVLGIELVRFDMSEYMERHTVSRLIGAPPGYVGYDQGGLLTEAVNKHPHCVLLLDEIEKAHPEVFNLLLQVMDHGTLTDNNGRKADFRHVILVMTTNAGAESMARRSIGFSEQDHSTDGMEIISKTFTPEFRNRLDGIIQFGDLQKDTITHVVDKFLTELQAQLDEKHVVLHVDDAAKAWLAEKGYDVTMGARPMSRLIQDKIKRPLAEQILFGRLSEKGGDVYIHLREDELVFEYEDEPAEAV; encoded by the coding sequence ATGCTGAGCAAAGATCTAGAAATTACGCTGAACACGGCCTTCAAGAATGCCCGGGACAAGCGTCATGAGTTCATGACTGTGGAGCATTTGTTGCTGGCCCTGCTGGATAACGAATCGGCGGTGGGCGTCCTGAAAGCCTGTGGTGCAGATCTCAAGAGACTTCAGGAAGAGCTGGTCGAGTTCGTCGATTCCACAACACCGCTGATTCCGAGCAATGACAGCGAGCGGGAGACCCAGCCGACCCTGGGGTTCCAGAGGGTGCTGCAACGCGCGGTATTCCATGTACAGTCCTCCGGCAAGAAAGAGGTGACCGGCGCCAATGTGCTTGTCGCCATCTTCAGCGAGCAGGAGAGCCAGGCTGTCTACGTGCTGAAAAAGCAGAGTATTGCCCGGATCGACGTGGTCAACTTTGTGTCCCACGGCATTTCCAGGGTGCAGGGCGCCGAAGATCCTGAAAGTCACGAGCAGGCGTCTCACGAGGAAGCCGGAGAAGAGGGTGGCCAGTCCCGGCCGCTGGAAAGTTACGCCACCAACCTCAATGAGCAGGCCCGGCAGGGACGGATAGATCCCCTGATTGGCCGGGAGCACGAGGTTGAACGGGTGGTGCAGATTCTGGTGCGCCGACGCAAGAACAACCCTCTGCTGGTGGGCGAGGCCGGTGTTGGTAAAACCGCCATCGCCGAGGGCCTTGCCAAGCGGATTGTCGATGGCCAGGTACCCGAGATTATTTCCGACGCGGTGGTCTATTCGCTGGACCTGGGCGCACTGCTGGCCGGTACCAAGTACCGCGGTGATTTCGAGAAACGGCTCAAGGGCCTTCTCGCTGAGCTCAAGAAAGAGAACCACGCAATCCTGTTCATCGATGAAATCCACACCATCATTGGTGCGGGATCGGCTTCGGGCGGCGTGATGGACGCATCCAACCTGCTCAAGCCGATGCTCAGTTCCGGCGAGATCCGGTGCATTGGCTCCACCACTTTCCAGGAGTTTCGCGGCATCTTCGAGAAAGACAGCGCCCTGGCGCGTCGTTTCCAGAAGATCGATGTGAATGAGCCGAGCGTTGAGGACACCTACCAGATCCTCAAGGGCCTAAAGCCCAGCTTCGAGAAGCACCATGATCTCAAGTACACCGACAAGGCCCTGAGAGTGGCGGCGGAACTGGCGGACCGGTACATCACCGACCGCCACCTGCCGGACAAAGCCATTGATGTTATCGATGAGGCCGGCGCGCGCCAGCGCCTGCAGCCGGAGAACAAGCGGCGCAAGACCATCGACGTGACGGACATCGAGGATGTGGTGGCGAATATCGCCCGGATTCCGCCGAAGAACGTGTCCACCAGCGACAAGGACCTGCTGCGGAACCTGGAGCGGGATCTCAAGATGGTGGTGTTCGGCCAGGATCCGGCCATCGAGTCCCTGTCCACGGCCATCAAGCTGGCCCGTGCCGGCCTGAAGGCGCCGGAGAAACCCGAAGGCGCGTTCCTGTTTGCCGGTCCGACCGGTGTCGGCAAGACCGAGGTGACCAAGCAGTTGGCCAAGGTGCTGGGCATCGAGCTGGTACGTTTCGACATGTCCGAGTACATGGAACGGCACACCGTGTCACGGCTCATTGGTGCGCCTCCGGGCTATGTGGGCTACGACCAGGGCGGCCTGCTGACCGAGGCGGTCAACAAGCACCCGCACTGTGTGCTGCTGCTGGATGAGATCGAGAAGGCGCACCCTGAGGTCTTCAACCTGCTGCTGCAGGTTATGGATCACGGCACGCTGACCGACAACAATGGCCGCAAGGCAGATTTCCGCCATGTGATCCTGGTGATGACCACCAACGCCGGTGCCGAGAGCATGGCCCGTCGTTCCATTGGTTTCAGCGAGCAGGACCACAGCACCGACGGTATGGAGATCATCAGCAAGACCTTTACGCCGGAGTTCCGCAATCGTCTGGACGGTATCATCCAGTTCGGCGATCTGCAGAAGGACACCATCACTCACGTGGTGGACAAGTTCCTCACCGAGCTGCAGGCTCAGCTGGACGAGAAGCATGTGGTTCTGCATGTGGACGATGCCGCCAAGGCCTGGCTGGCAGAGAAGGGCTACGATGTCACCATGGGTGCCCGGCCGATGTCCCGGCTCATCCAGGACAAGATCAAGCGGCCTCTGGCCGAGCAGATCCTGTTCGGGCGACTGTCCGAGAAGGGTGGGGATGTCTACATCCACCTGCGCGAAGACGAGCTGGTGTTCGAGTACGAGGACGAGCCAGCCGAGGCGGTCTGA
- the hflD gene encoding high frequency lysogenization protein HflD — translation MSRSLKDQTLALAGVFQAANLVQQIAHNGQCNEASLETSLRSLFATNPANTLDVFGGELRDIREGLVTLSSVLSQQSRQQDIEVLRYALNLIHLESKLNRRSDMLDVIGSRIDQARHTANHFGYTHPNLISNLGSVYSDTISTFRMRIQVSGNPSILQREENAAKVRALLLAGIRSAVLWRQTGGRRWQLIFSRKKVITLARELAEEANNTLYH, via the coding sequence ATGAGTCGCTCCCTGAAAGATCAGACACTGGCCCTGGCCGGGGTATTCCAGGCAGCCAATCTGGTTCAGCAGATTGCCCACAACGGTCAGTGCAACGAAGCGAGCCTCGAAACTTCCCTGCGCTCGTTGTTCGCCACCAACCCGGCCAACACACTGGACGTCTTCGGCGGCGAGCTACGCGACATTCGCGAAGGCCTGGTGACCCTGTCGTCGGTACTCAGCCAGCAAAGTCGCCAGCAGGACATCGAGGTGCTGCGTTACGCACTCAACCTCATCCACCTGGAGTCCAAGCTGAACCGACGTTCGGACATGCTGGATGTGATCGGTAGCCGGATCGACCAGGCCCGGCATACAGCGAACCACTTCGGGTATACCCACCCGAACCTCATCAGCAATCTGGGCTCGGTCTATTCGGACACCATCAGCACCTTCCGGATGCGTATTCAGGTCAGCGGCAATCCCTCCATCCTTCAGCGGGAAGAGAACGCTGCCAAGGTGCGGGCACTGCTTCTCGCAGGCATCCGCTCAGCCGTGCTCTGGCGCCAGACCGGCGGGCGCCGCTGGCAGTTGATCTTCTCCCGGAAAAAGGTGATTACCCTGGCCCGTGAGCTGGCCGAGGAAGCGAACAACACGCTGTATCACTGA
- a CDS encoding cold shock domain-containing protein — MPRGKVKWFNNAKGYGFIIEDGCSDDLFAHFSSVQMDGYKTLKAGQAVTFDKKPSDKGIHAVNIVPDEQPVKKAPSGDDTATKSADQASDRDGYPPRAVNA; from the coding sequence ATGCCAAGAGGCAAGGTCAAGTGGTTCAACAATGCCAAAGGGTACGGATTCATCATCGAAGATGGCTGCAGTGATGATCTGTTTGCACATTTTTCGTCAGTTCAGATGGACGGCTACAAGACCCTGAAAGCCGGCCAGGCCGTTACCTTCGACAAAAAGCCCAGTGACAAGGGCATTCATGCGGTCAACATTGTCCCGGACGAGCAACCCGTGAAGAAAGCGCCGTCGGGTGACGACACCGCCACCAAGTCGGCAGATCAGGCCTCAGACCGGGACGGCTATCCGCCCCGCGCCGTAAACGCCTGA
- a CDS encoding NUDIX hydrolase, which produces MTWTPHATVAVVVEDESGRFLMVEERSNGRVVYNQPAGHIEEDEAILDAVRRETLEETGWRVEPAHFLGIYTYKAPANGVTYYRFCYAALARERVTDRLDDGIIAAHWLSLDEIRALGRKLRSPLVLRCIEDYRSGRRYPLEVVVDRQTQTP; this is translated from the coding sequence ATGACCTGGACACCCCATGCCACCGTTGCCGTGGTGGTTGAAGACGAATCCGGGCGATTCCTTATGGTGGAGGAACGAAGTAACGGGCGAGTTGTCTACAATCAGCCGGCGGGCCACATTGAGGAAGACGAAGCCATTCTCGATGCCGTGCGTCGGGAAACCCTCGAGGAAACCGGGTGGCGCGTGGAGCCGGCCCATTTTCTGGGAATCTACACCTACAAGGCGCCGGCCAACGGGGTGACCTACTACCGGTTCTGCTACGCGGCCCTCGCCCGGGAGCGCGTTACCGACCGGCTGGACGATGGCATCATTGCCGCCCACTGGCTGAGTCTCGACGAGATCCGGGCGCTCGGTCGCAAGTTACGCAGCCCTCTGGTGCTTCGCTGCATAGAGGATTACCGAAGTGGCCGCCGATACCCCCTTGAGGTGGTGGTCGACCGGCAGACGCAGACACCTTAA
- the mnmA gene encoding tRNA 2-thiouridine(34) synthase MnmA — MSQASDTTFATDPAHTRVIVGMSGGVDSSVAAWLLKDQGYQVEGLFMKNWDEDDGTEYCTAMTDLADAQAVADAIGIKLHTASFAAEYWDRVFEHFLSEYQAGRTPNPDILCNKEVKFRAFLDYAVTLGADFIATGHYARQRPVPGAQGKAQLLKGLDPNKDQSYFLHAVSGDRIARTLFPVGELEKPEVRRIAEQQGFVTHDKKDSTGICFIGERKFRDFLKQYLPAQPGDIETPDGRKIGRHQGLMYHTIGQRQGLGIGGLSEFGDDPWYVAEKDLERNVLIAVQGKQHPLLFSRGLVSGPIDWVAGEPPATEFRCKAKTRYRQPDQDCLVTVLHNGVKVVFDDAQRAVTPGQSVVFYEGEICLGGGVIEETWRDDSPQPARLTDALRGTPA, encoded by the coding sequence ATGAGCCAGGCATCCGATACAACTTTTGCCACAGATCCTGCCCACACCCGTGTCATCGTCGGTATGTCTGGCGGTGTGGATTCGTCCGTAGCTGCCTGGCTGCTGAAAGACCAGGGCTATCAGGTCGAAGGCCTGTTCATGAAGAACTGGGACGAGGACGACGGTACCGAGTACTGCACCGCCATGACCGACCTGGCTGATGCCCAGGCCGTTGCCGACGCCATCGGCATCAAACTGCATACGGCCAGCTTCGCCGCCGAGTATTGGGACCGGGTGTTTGAGCATTTCCTGTCGGAATACCAGGCGGGCCGCACGCCGAATCCCGACATTCTGTGCAACAAGGAAGTGAAATTCCGTGCGTTCCTGGATTATGCTGTAACCCTGGGTGCCGACTTTATTGCTACCGGCCACTATGCCCGCCAGCGGCCCGTACCTGGCGCGCAGGGCAAAGCGCAGCTGCTCAAAGGCCTGGATCCCAACAAGGACCAGAGCTACTTCCTGCATGCAGTGTCCGGCGACCGCATTGCCCGTACGCTGTTTCCCGTGGGTGAACTTGAAAAACCGGAAGTGCGCCGGATTGCCGAGCAGCAGGGCTTCGTCACCCACGACAAAAAGGATTCCACGGGTATCTGCTTTATTGGCGAACGCAAGTTCCGGGACTTTCTCAAACAGTACCTTCCCGCCCAGCCTGGCGACATTGAAACCCCGGATGGTCGTAAAATCGGCAGGCACCAGGGTCTCATGTACCACACCATCGGACAGCGCCAGGGCCTTGGGATTGGTGGCCTGAGCGAATTCGGGGACGACCCCTGGTATGTCGCCGAGAAGGATCTGGAGCGGAATGTGCTGATAGCTGTGCAAGGTAAGCAGCACCCATTACTGTTTTCCCGTGGCCTCGTGTCCGGGCCCATTGACTGGGTTGCGGGAGAGCCACCCGCAACGGAATTCCGGTGCAAGGCCAAGACCCGTTACCGCCAGCCCGACCAGGACTGTCTCGTGACCGTGCTCCACAATGGCGTAAAAGTGGTGTTTGACGACGCCCAGCGGGCGGTCACCCCCGGACAGTCGGTGGTGTTCTATGAGGGTGAGATATGCCTGGGTGGCGGCGTTATCGAGGAAACCTGGCGAGACGACTCACCGCAACCTGCCCGCCTGACCGACGCTCTCCGGGGTACGCCCGCATGA
- the infA gene encoding translation initiation factor IF-1: MAKSDVIEMEGVIIDTLPNTMFRVELSNGHVVTAHISGKMRKNYIRILTGDKVKVELTPYDLSKGRIVYRAR, from the coding sequence ATGGCGAAATCAGATGTCATTGAAATGGAAGGCGTTATTATCGATACGCTTCCAAACACCATGTTCCGGGTTGAGCTGAGCAACGGCCATGTTGTAACCGCTCATATCTCCGGCAAGATGCGCAAGAACTATATCCGCATCCTGACCGGCGACAAGGTCAAGGTTGAGCTGACTCCCTACGACCTGAGCAAGGGCCGCATTGTGTACCGCGCCCGCTAA
- the clpS gene encoding ATP-dependent Clp protease adapter ClpS, which produces MRTIENSLLIFNQGEDEQPGRQDDLSVAPEKPALKRPARYRVVLLNDDYTPMDFVVDVLMKFFGMNEEKATQVMLLVHTQGKAVCGVYTRDIAETKAAQVNQYSSECEHPLLCEIERAD; this is translated from the coding sequence ATGCGAACTATCGAAAATTCTCTACTAATATTCAATCAGGGGGAGGACGAACAACCGGGGCGACAGGATGACCTCAGTGTTGCTCCCGAGAAGCCTGCTCTCAAGCGCCCTGCGCGCTACCGGGTGGTGCTACTGAACGATGACTACACGCCCATGGATTTTGTGGTGGATGTGTTGATGAAATTCTTCGGAATGAACGAAGAAAAGGCGACGCAGGTGATGCTGCTCGTCCATACACAGGGAAAGGCTGTATGCGGGGTTTATACCCGGGACATCGCGGAAACAAAGGCGGCACAGGTGAACCAGTATTCCTCGGAATGCGAACATCCGCTCCTTTGCGAGATTGAACGTGCGGACTGA
- the aat gene encoding leucyl/phenylalanyl-tRNA--protein transferase, which translates to MTSLPWLDPDQLWFPPANEALDDPDGLLALGGDLSTDRLILAYRNGIFPWYSDDQPILWWSPNPRCVLFPSEIHVSRSLRRTLNQRRFQVTADQAFGRIIRLCASTRAEGTWITEDMIASYSQLHRMGVAHSIEIWNRRGELAGGMYGLAIGRCFFGESMFSLETNASKVLMVHLAQQLKCWGYRIMDCQVESRHLLTMGARTIPREEFLSILRMSVDQTPDQTDWTFHWQWPGPEE; encoded by the coding sequence ATGACCTCACTACCCTGGCTAGACCCCGACCAACTCTGGTTCCCCCCGGCCAATGAAGCCCTAGACGACCCGGACGGCCTGCTCGCCCTCGGCGGCGACCTCTCCACCGACCGACTGATCCTGGCCTACCGCAATGGCATCTTCCCCTGGTACAGCGACGACCAACCCATCCTCTGGTGGTCCCCCAACCCACGGTGTGTGCTGTTCCCGAGCGAGATTCACGTGTCCCGCAGCCTGCGCCGTACCCTCAACCAGCGCCGATTCCAGGTAACGGCTGACCAGGCGTTCGGTCGGATCATCCGCCTCTGCGCCTCCACCCGGGCCGAAGGCACCTGGATCACCGAAGACATGATTGCCAGCTATTCCCAGCTGCACAGAATGGGCGTGGCCCACTCCATCGAAATCTGGAACCGGCGCGGAGAGCTTGCCGGCGGCATGTACGGGCTCGCAATTGGACGGTGCTTCTTCGGAGAATCCATGTTTTCCCTGGAAACCAACGCCTCAAAGGTGCTGATGGTTCACCTGGCCCAACAGCTGAAGTGCTGGGGATATCGGATCATGGACTGCCAGGTAGAGAGCCGGCACTTGCTGACCATGGGTGCCCGGACTATTCCCAGGGAGGAGTTTTTATCTATACTCAGGATGAGTGTTGATCAGACCCCTGATCAGACCGACTGGACCTTCCACTGGCAATGGCCCGGGCCGGAGGAGTAA